Proteins from a single region of Corynebacterium pseudogenitalium:
- the ctaD gene encoding cytochrome c oxidase subunit I has protein sequence MTAVAPRLETKVQSTRPEPTGNGRIGSQIYKQLTTTDHKELGIMYIIMSFIWFFVGGLMALLIRAELFSPGLQFLSNEQFNQLFTMHGTVMLLAFGTPVVWGFANYVLPLQIGAPDVAFPRLNAFGFWITSVGVFAMLAGFLTPGGAADFGWTMYMPLADATHTPSVSANLWIVGVGATGIGTVASAINMLTTVLTMRAPGMTMFRMPAFTWTVFVTSIIALMIFPLLLAAALGVLYDRLLGGHIYDTANGGAILWQHLFWFFGHPEVYVLALPFFGIISEIIPVFSRKPMFGYIGLIFATLAIAGLSMAVWAHHMFATGAVLLPFFSFMTFLISVPTGVKFFNWVGTMWNGHITFETPMLWAMGFLFTFLFGGLTGIMLASPPLDFQLHDSYFVVAHFHYTLFGTVVFSAIAGVYFWFPKMTGRMLDERLGKIHFWFTFIGFNMTFLVQHWLGNMGMPRRYADYLDTDGFTLLNQISTVGSFILGIGMLPFIWNVIKSWRYGEIVTVDDPWGYGNSLEWATSCPPPRHNFTALPRIRSERPAFELHYPHMVEQLRREAHSNHKADTPATWKGTNSGK, from the coding sequence CGACACGTCCGGAGCCAACTGGCAATGGCCGGATTGGCTCTCAGATTTATAAGCAGCTCACCACGACAGACCACAAAGAGCTGGGCATCATGTACATCATCATGTCCTTCATCTGGTTCTTCGTTGGTGGCTTGATGGCTCTGCTGATCCGTGCTGAGTTGTTCAGCCCGGGCCTGCAGTTCCTGTCCAACGAGCAGTTCAACCAGCTGTTTACCATGCACGGCACCGTGATGCTGCTTGCGTTCGGTACGCCAGTTGTGTGGGGCTTCGCTAACTATGTCCTGCCGCTGCAGATCGGCGCGCCGGATGTGGCGTTCCCACGTCTGAACGCATTCGGATTCTGGATTACCTCCGTTGGCGTGTTCGCGATGCTGGCTGGGTTCTTGACCCCGGGTGGTGCGGCTGACTTCGGCTGGACCATGTACATGCCGCTTGCTGACGCAACGCACACCCCATCCGTATCCGCGAACCTGTGGATCGTCGGTGTGGGCGCAACCGGTATCGGTACCGTCGCATCCGCGATCAACATGCTGACCACCGTGCTCACCATGCGTGCGCCAGGCATGACGATGTTCCGTATGCCAGCGTTCACCTGGACCGTGTTCGTCACCTCGATCATCGCGCTGATGATCTTCCCGCTGCTGCTCGCTGCTGCACTGGGCGTGCTGTACGACCGCCTGCTGGGTGGCCACATTTACGACACCGCAAACGGCGGCGCAATCCTGTGGCAGCACCTGTTCTGGTTCTTCGGACACCCTGAGGTGTACGTCCTGGCGTTGCCGTTCTTCGGCATCATCTCTGAGATCATCCCGGTCTTCTCCCGTAAGCCAATGTTCGGCTACATCGGCCTGATCTTTGCAACGCTCGCGATTGCTGGCCTGTCGATGGCTGTGTGGGCGCACCACATGTTCGCAACCGGTGCAGTTCTGCTTCCGTTCTTCTCCTTCATGACCTTCCTGATTTCCGTCCCAACCGGCGTGAAGTTCTTCAACTGGGTGGGCACGATGTGGAACGGACACATCACCTTTGAGACTCCGATGCTGTGGGCGATGGGCTTCCTGTTCACGTTCCTCTTCGGTGGCCTGACCGGTATTATGCTGGCTTCGCCACCGCTGGACTTCCAGCTGCATGACTCCTACTTCGTGGTTGCGCACTTCCACTACACCCTGTTCGGTACCGTGGTGTTCTCCGCAATCGCTGGTGTCTACTTCTGGTTCCCGAAGATGACCGGCCGCATGCTGGACGAGCGCCTGGGCAAGATCCACTTCTGGTTCACGTTCATCGGTTTCAACATGACCTTCCTGGTCCAGCACTGGCTGGGCAACATGGGTATGCCACGCCGCTACGCTGACTACCTGGATACCGACGGCTTCACGCTGCTGAACCAGATCTCCACGGTCGGCTCTTTCATCCTGGGCATCGGTATGCTGCCGTTCATCTGGAACGTCATCAAGTCCTGGCGTTACGGCGAGATTGTTACCGTGGATGACCCATGGGGCTACGGCAACTCGCTCGAGTGGGCAACCTCCTGCCCGCCACCGCGCCACAACTTCACCGCGCTGCCACGTATCCGCTCCGAGCGTCCTGCGTTCG